One genomic region from Lycorma delicatula isolate Av1 chromosome 9, ASM4794821v1, whole genome shotgun sequence encodes:
- the LOC142330392 gene encoding SUN domain-containing protein 3-like — protein sequence MDEGSKALLYLPSTNPGDCWAIKGQEASAVIKLATMIEVENVSLDHIHKSLAPLGDTSSAPNKFSVWGLDSQTCDHRHLFGIFCYNNDGSAVQTFQVKNKGLRPYNIIELKVHSNHGNPKYTCIYKIRVHGKKSSSSGITVHS from the exons ATGGATGAAGGTTCGAAAGCCCTTTTATACTTA cCAAGTACTAATCCAGGTGATTGTTGGGCCATAAAAGGACAAGAAGCCTCAGCTGTAATCAAATTGGCAACAATGATAGAAGTAGAAAATGTATCATTAGATCACATACATAAATCACTTGCACCTTTAGGAGATACATCATCAGCcccaaataaattttctgtatgg ggtTTAGATTCTCAGACATGTGATCACAGACATCTATTTGGAATTTTCTGCTACAATAACGATGGATCAGCAGTGCAAACGTTTCAAGTAAAG aaTAAAGGATTACGACCAtacaatataattgaattaaaagtgCATTCAAATCATGGCAATCcaaaatatacatgtatttataaaataagagtgCATGGGAAAAAATCATCATCCAGTGGAATTACAGTCCACTCCTGA